The Dokdonella koreensis DS-123 genome has a segment encoding these proteins:
- a CDS encoding peptidoglycan DD-metalloendopeptidase family protein — translation MLFRERCVGCCQAGLLLVLALLAGCASTGPAPVEDRSGRAPRSAAAPARATAPVPDGATHRVARGDTLYGIAFRNGLDYRDLARWNGIDAPYTIRVGEQLRLTDPSRRAATAAPSRPPVPPPTAAKPAPVSPAAPAPAVVAAPAPPPSSSPSAPRPASPPPPASTPAATPPPAPAPVASAPAGAVAWRWPLSGSVLAGYVAGDPARSGVDIAGKAGGQVVAAADGEVVYSGNGLVGYGELVIIKHSPSLLSAYARNGRRLVEERAQVKAGQPIAELASSRPVLHFEIRRNGKPINPLEYLPSR, via the coding sequence ATGCTTTTCCGCGAACGCTGCGTAGGGTGCTGCCAGGCCGGGCTACTGCTGGTGCTGGCGCTGCTGGCCGGCTGTGCCTCCACCGGCCCGGCGCCGGTCGAGGACCGCAGCGGCCGCGCGCCGCGCAGCGCCGCCGCACCGGCGCGGGCCACCGCGCCGGTGCCCGACGGTGCCACCCACCGGGTGGCCCGGGGCGATACCTTGTACGGCATCGCGTTCCGCAACGGCCTGGACTACCGTGACCTGGCGCGCTGGAACGGCATCGATGCGCCCTACACGATCCGCGTCGGCGAGCAGCTGCGCCTGACCGATCCGTCCCGGCGGGCGGCGACGGCGGCACCGTCGCGGCCGCCGGTCCCGCCACCGACGGCAGCAAAGCCGGCCCCTGTGTCACCGGCCGCGCCGGCGCCCGCCGTGGTCGCCGCGCCTGCGCCGCCCCCTTCGTCGTCGCCGTCGGCACCGCGTCCGGCATCGCCGCCCCCGCCGGCGTCCACGCCCGCCGCGACGCCGCCTCCGGCCCCGGCCCCGGTGGCCTCCGCACCGGCGGGGGCGGTCGCCTGGCGCTGGCCGCTTTCGGGTTCCGTGCTGGCCGGCTACGTGGCCGGCGATCCGGCGCGCTCGGGTGTCGACATCGCCGGCAAGGCGGGTGGGCAGGTGGTCGCCGCCGCCGACGGCGAAGTCGTCTACAGCGGCAACGGGCTGGTCGGCTACGGCGAGCTGGTCATCATCAAGCACAGCCCGTCGCTGCTGTCGGCCTATGCCCGCAACGGTCGCCGTCTGGTGGAGGAGCGCGCACAGGTCAAGGCCGGCCAGCCGATCGCCGAGCTGGCCAGCAGCCGGCCGGTCCTGCATTTCGAGATCCGCAGGAACGGCAAGCCGATCAACCCGCTCGAATACCTGCCTTCGCGCTAA